A part of Candidatus Binataceae bacterium genomic DNA contains:
- a CDS encoding peptidylprolyl isomerase — protein sequence MFKNLWMPIVVGTVLAIWMTPGCSRSSDTEGLPMRHTNSYATVQTARGSFVIELYPKVAPKTVANFEKLVKDGFYNGLTFHRVVPGFVVQGGDPKGNGSGGPGYDLPAEISSSEKHLRGTVAMARLGDDVNPERRSSGSQFYICLEPQPGLDGQYTIFGGVVEGMNVVDQIQVGDKINKITLSTTPPA from the coding sequence ATGTTCAAAAATCTTTGGATGCCGATCGTGGTCGGTACTGTGCTGGCCATCTGGATGACCCCCGGATGCTCCCGATCCAGCGATACGGAGGGTTTACCCATGCGCCATACCAATTCCTACGCCACGGTACAGACCGCGCGCGGCAGTTTCGTAATCGAGCTATATCCGAAAGTTGCGCCCAAGACCGTGGCCAACTTCGAAAAGCTAGTCAAGGACGGCTTTTACAACGGCCTGACTTTTCACCGGGTCGTGCCCGGTTTCGTGGTCCAAGGCGGCGACCCTAAGGGCAACGGCTCGGGCGGACCTGGATACGATCTGCCGGCCGAAATCAGCTCCAGCGAAAAGCATCTGCGCGGCACGGTCGCAATGGCACGGCTGGGTGACGACGTCAATCCCGAGCGCCGCTCCAGCGGCAGCCAGTTCTATATTTGCCTGGAGCCTCAACCGGGACTTGACGGCCAGTACACCATCTTCGGCGGGGTAGTTGAGGGGATGAATGTCGTCGACCAGATTCAGGTCGGCGACAAGATCAACAAGATCACGCTGTCCACC